aaatccggcgatccgctcaatttgatcatttattcaattttcgcatttttattttattctcattccaacaataaatatatatttcatcatacattatataattcatgaaattaacatttaatcattaaatttcagccatatgaacttactatttcattatctttccacacttGTTCCTgtgcacatcacacaagatataaacatatcattcaaccatagttgcaagctagtgtatttaaacataactctttttggaactaaccacatgataaatcattcatgacattatttcatgccaactcatataccgaatataccatacacacataatatgaaactttattttcacacatgagcttaaaccatgaccaataatacacaaatataagcatcattcatatttcatcgtttatccattataatcaaacatatgaccaattatacacaaatcattcatatatttcccaattttcctccacctcctctccattcctcatccttaatgtgtataacacatttaaacaacattattcgtactttcactattttcttgtatgtAAAATTCAAGTTGTCCGTCTAAGTTagagttactaaattatttttcccCAGAgatacaaaactcaaaattaagatccgtaaattttccccgaaactagattcacatatcttcttaccataaaaatttcagaatttttggtttatcaaaatagtacagtttattctttaaagtttcctttgtttcgctgtctgacagttctgacctctcttcactaaaaattaattatctcattgtacagaattcagatgatgtttctatttatttattttgaaaatagactcattaaggattataataatataaactataactcataattattttttttacaatttttaaaaattttccaaattcagaacaggggattctgaactcattctgactcggtctaactaaacttcaaatatatcaaaatttacaattccattacttagaccgtttcttctatgagaaactagactcaacaagatttaatttcatattttattcatcctctaattcaattcccacaatttttggtgatttttcaaagttagactactgctgctgtccaaaactactttagtgcaaaatgttgatttccattttgccccaaatttcacagtttatacaattcggttctttctcaattaacccctaaattaatctaattttctcaattaatactttaactagacattataagttgttacaaaactattgaaatttagaatttccacatataactctatcttcaaactcttttactattaggtctcaaacattcactttctatttaattctttcaataaaatcagcatatgaacaatttaaagctctaattccatgctaaatcatcatatacttctagcacatattcatagcaactttcaacttctctcatagaatcaaaaactaatgaattcaacaagtgggcctagttgtaaaagtcacaaaaacataaaattttcaagaaataatcaagaattgaacttacctgcagtaaaaataggaagaaccagcttaaggaaacccttctatggtgtttttgctgatgagaatgcataaaaataaagagaaatctagataattccactttggtcctaactttattaagtaaattttgcaatattctaattttgcccttaattctccttactttgttgctgatttcatgcctttgccgtcttgcccaaatagaccttgggtctattttccttttaagccctcttccttttatcatttaagctatttaatcatttcccataattttgcatttgttacaatttagtcctttttgttcaattaattattggaactttaaaatttcttaacgaaactttaatactaactttttaacactacataaatatttataaaaatatttatggctcggtttaaaatccccgaggtctCGATTCCtcattttcgattctaattattttaatatttatttctagtgtactattcactatttcaaaaattttcctaactttcACATTTAACTGCTGATAAGCACCTTCAATTTCTGAGTGGGAGTGCAGTCAAGATCTGTCATAATACACTCCGTAGCCTCGAGCCAATAATCTGCAATAGTAGGAGCGACTCCTATGACGCCCCTGACTAACTCAGCCCAATTCGACCGGAGTAGTTCAGTAACTGACCCTCGACATCCCGAGGATAACTCTGCTCGAGTTCCTCCTGTGCGTCCTCGACACCTCCGCATACCACGTCCACGATTGCCGCGCGAACTCATTATAGCAATCTAGCTACAATGTCAGAGTACACAGATCAGTCCATACATCCAACAGGATGATTTCACcattttagattaaaacatttttccaatAATGGTTTAGGTATTACAATCTTTATAACagaataaaaatacttatagGGTCAGCGTTGGAGGCTCGGTTGTTCACTAAGGTTTCAGTTTATTCATATTAATTCAGATACAAAATTATCACTAAGCTACTTTTCTCACACATTATGAGCCCAAACACAGTCTAAGTGTTGgcaactagctctgataccactacaGCATGTTTGGTTGACATGAATAGCCATCCCATTCCTTGCCTATTCCACGCGCTACAGTGATTACACCCCTATTCCACTGTTTGGTTCACCGTTTACTATTCCATCGTTTTGCTATTACTTGTTTATTCCCTCAGCACCTGTAATAGGTATTCAGGGGTGGAGGTAAGGAATTGGTATTCACCGTTTACTGATTTCTTCTCCCCAAAATTTTGAGACCAAAATATCCTGCTTTTTTCTACCCAAAAAGTTTGCTCCAGATTTCATATCCCCAGATCTCATCCTTCCTTCAAAATTTCTGCCGCTACCAAAAGAACCATGACTCAATTCCGTAATTTTTCCACGAAAATTTCAAACTCTTCTCTCGCCAATACGGTGGAGGATGCCCAGGTGTCGTCGCCCGAGCCCAGGCCGCAGTCTCTGCCTCGCAAGCCGTGGCTCATCGTCAGTCTCGGTAATCCCGTTAAGAAATTCAATGGCACCGGCCACAACGTATTAAAACGTCctcgttttaatttttttaacgaatttaatgttcttttaatgatttttttgtttcatttttttgccAACAGGTGGATTTTATGATGGTAGACGCTATAGCTGAGGCTAAAGAGATTTCTATTAACACAGTTAACTTTAAAGCTCAAATTGGAAAAggtactttttaaaaaaaagttcaatcTTCGAATGACTTTCACTACTGTTAAATTCAAGAACTTCAATATGCTTTGATGTATTGCATGCCTGTTGAAAATATAATAGCCATGGAACTTTGCTGGAATGGGTTATtgtttcttcataaatttatcatttagaCATGATAGGGTCCCAAATTTCTAATTCTAGACTAGTATATTGCTTTGATATTGAGTTGATTCTACTTCTTCCAATTTTGAATAACTGTATGTAGTGTATTTGAAGGGTATATTTCGTAATGGGTACTTAATTATCTATCCATACTAATATAATGCCTTTGACTGAGTTGGTCTCACTTGTTAAACagattgttttattattttatgattttggtGATTGAAGGGTATATTTTGCAATTGAAACTTCTAACTGATTGTTTTATGGTTTTGGTGATGAGATGTGCTGTAAAAcactaataattatatattctttGATGTTCATAATCTACCACTAGCCTCCCACATGTCATTAACGAACCTAAGGGAGACATTACCTGCCTGAGGCCTCTTGAGAGTGTTTGTAACTTGTATGCCACTCATACCTTAAAAAGTTTTAACTGCAATTGTTTGCAACTTTATTCTTGATTTTGAATGCTTTAGATAAAGATACTGTTTTACATTGTAACCTTGAAGAGTGCATTTAGATTACTCATTGGGAAAAGATCCTCCCTTCTACTACAAAAATAATGGAAGTTTCAACTACTTTGTTTAAATAGAGTAATTTAccctcaattaaaattatggctgaaattttaatgatttttaagatatataaaatttaactaaaaaaatatcaacCTTAGATTTAGTTGAAAGTGGATTAGTGACCCTTGGATAATGGAAACTAATTAGATTAAACAGTAAAACAAACAAGAGTGTATTGGATAATGGAAACTGATTAGATTAGAATCCCACCTTGTTGAGAGTTAACCAAGTCAAACTAGACTTGTTATCACTCCTATTCTTTAGGATCTTATTctacttaaaattcaaattcaaattgtgAATAGCTGTAGATAACACTCTGATGTAATCTTGTATATATTTGCTATCAATAGTCGAATAcaattgagctgaatttacaaaccaaaatcaCTATCTTTCATGGTATCAGACTGCCAGTAAAAAGGTTTCAATCACCGCctcctctcctttttttttcctcatgGCCAATTCGACTGTTTCCTCTCCACCTTCCATGCCAAATCAAATCACCATCAAGCTTACTCCCTCTAATTACCTCCTGTGGAAAACACAAATGAACCCTCTCTTATATAGCCAAAAACTCATTCATCATGTCGACGGCACAGCAGCTCCTCCCAAGACCGTTGACAATGCTCTTAACCCGGCCTATGAGCCATGGTTTCTTAAGGACCAAATGGTTCTTAGCTGGATCCTTGGCTCGTTGTCTGAGTCCGTGCTATCTCAAGCAGTCAGAGCCACTACCGCATTCGCAGCTTGGACAAAGCTCATCAAACTTTTACTTCCGGATCTTGGGCTCAAATCCAGACCCTTAAAGGCTCTCTTCATGCCTTGTCTCGTGGCGATGATTCAATCATCATATACATGGACCGTGCGAAATGGATTTTTGATCAACTCGGGGCTCTAAATGCGGCTATTTCTGAAAACGATCTTGTCGATCATATTTTACGAGGACTTGGTGCCGATTATCGACCATTCGTTCGCAATCTAGAGGCAAAACTACAGTCAACATcctttgatgatttgtttggcTTATTACTTTCTGAGGAATTACAATTGAAAGCTGTTCAAGAGCCTCTTCATCCTACTACCGTTGCCCACTTTACCGGTCGGCAGCCTTCTACTTCCGCTAATCGTGGACGGGGTCGTAACAGTAAGCACAATGGCAATTATTCCAGTCGTGGCCGAGCTGCCTCCCCACCCAAGGATCCAACATGTTACAACTACAAAGGACGTGGCCACACAAGTCGTCAGTGTCCCAGCCCAAGATATGCCGAGTCCTACCCCAAACCCTCAGCAAACTATAGCTCGTCTCCTCAAACAAATCCCAAGCCATGGATAGTTGATATCGGTGCCACTGATCATTTGACATCTGAATTGGGAAACCTGGGCATTCATTCTGAGTACACTGGTTCTGACGAAGTCACTCTCACCAATGGTAAAACCTTACCTATTTCTCGTGTTGGCTCGTCTGTCTTAACTCTTAATTCTCATCCTTTCAAATTGTCTAATATTCTTCATGTTCCTGAGGCTAACCTAAATTTATTGTATGTTCCTCAGTTTACACTCACTAATGATGTCTCTGTTGAATTTTTTCATGATTAATTTGTGGTTAAAGATCGACGGACGAAGAAAACTCTGCATAGAGGGTACATCGAGAATGGTTTATATCGTCTAGCCACTGATCTAGTATCTCCTGCTTGTCATTCAGTTTCGTTGTCTACATGGCATGCTAGACTAGGCCATGATTGCTCAAACACTGTCAATAAAGTTCTTAGTTTCAATAAATTGCCTGCTTCTAATAAGCATGATTCATCTCTTTGTGAAACTTGCTGTGTTAGTAAATCACACAAATTGTCTTTTTCGGATTCTACATATGAAGCAAAACAACCATTAGAGTTAGTTTGTTCGAATTTGTGGGGTCCTTCTCCAATTACTTCTAGTGATGGTTTTCTATATTATGTGGCGTTTTTTGATCATTATAGCAAATATACTTGGATCTATTTTCTTCGTCGTAAATCGGATGTTTATAATTGCTTCATTCAATTTCGTGCTATTGTTGAGAAATACTTTGGTTTACCTATTAAGCAGTTCCAATCCGATTGGGGTGGGGAATTCCAAGCCCTTGAAAAATATTTGGCCTTTGAAGCTATAATCCAACGCAGCTCTTATCCCCATACCCTTGAACAAAATGGCTGCGCCGAAAGAAAACACCGTCATATAACCGAAACTGGTCGCGCCTTGTTACATCATGCCTCTGTCCCTCCCAAATTTTGGGATCATGCCTTTGTTGCTGCTGTATACACTATCAACCGTCTCCCAACTCCAAAATTACACCATAAATCACCCTACCAAGCCTTTTTTCATCGTGACCCTGATTACAAGTCATTCAGAATTTTCGGTTGTTACTGCTATCCCTGGTTGCGTCCATACACCAAAAATAAGCTTGAGCCTAGGTCTGCCAAATGTGTTTCTCTTGGTTACAGTGTTCTTCACAAAGGTTATAAATGTTTATCTTTGTCCACCAATAAAGTGTTTTACTCACgccatgttattttttatgaacaGGTTTTTCCATTCAAGTCCAGTGATGGGCACGTATCGGTTCTCGGTCCTCCACCTTCCCCGACAACCATTTTTTCTCTTGGCCATCGCTCCGATTCTAATCCATTACCTGTCGTCCCACTGCCTACAGCCCATACCCCAACCAGCATCTCCCTACTGTCCCAAGTACCCCCCCACCGACTGCCGATCAATCTCTTGCCATCACCACCGTGTCCTCCCAACCTGTTCCCATTGTTCCCAATGACCCTATCACATTCCCAATAGGTTCTAGCAGTCCCAATGCTTCTCCTACCACTACTCAGGCACCTACCGTACGTCATTCAATGACTTTACGCTCCCAGACTGGCTCACTTAAACTAAAGGTTTTTCATCTCAAGCGTCCACTACACCATCGACCCTTTTCGTCATACTAATCAAGCGATAAAATAGCAAGTATGGCGTGCTGCAATGGGAGAAGAAATTGATGCTCTTCTATCAAACGGCACATGGGATCTTGTTCCTCGTTCTCGAGCTTCGAATATAATTGGTTGCAAGTGGGTATACCGTGTAAAAACAAAAGTGGATGGTTCCTTCGATAGATGTCGTGCGCGGTTGGTTGCAAAAGGGTTTCATCAACGACCAGGCCTTGATTACGTTGAGACTTTCAGCCCTGTTATAAAGCCGGCCACCATAAGGTTAATTCTTTCCATTGCCGTCAATCGTCATTGGCCCATTCGGCAACTTGATGTTTCGAATGCCTTTCTTCACGGGACTCTTGATGAAACTATTTTTATGGACCAACCACAGGGATTTGTTGATCATTCTAAACCCGATTTTGTATGTGCTCTAAAGAAATCGCTATATGGTTTAAAGCAGGCGCCACGAGCTTGGTTATTTTGCCTTTCGAATGCACTACAACAGCTTGGTTTTCACGGTTCCAAGGCTGACAGTTCGCTGTTTATATATTTCGGTAATGACGAGTATGCATATTGCTTGGTCCATGTTGATGATTTGGTGTAGACAGGATCATCCTCTTCGCTGTTACAACGGTTTATTGCTCAACTTGGGAAGGTTGTTGCGCTCTAGGATTTAGGACCACTATCATATTTCTTGGGTATTGAAGTTGTGTGGTTCTCGAGTGGTTTGCAGCTCACGCAATCCAAATATATCAAAGTTTTGCTCCATCATGCGAATATGCAAGATGCCTCGTCGGTTTCGACTCCTTCAACGCTGCAAGCCGACCTCACCGGCACTACTTCTTCTACCTTTGATGATCCTAAGCTTTATCGACAGGTTGTTGGGTCTCTTCAATATTTGGCACTCACTCGCTCCGACATAACCATGACAGTGAACAAAGCTACACAATTTATGCATTCTCCTTGCCTCCATCATTGGCAAGCCGTGAAACGGATTCTACGTTACCTCTACGGCACAATAGATCATGGTCTCGTGCTTCGCTCTTCTTGCCAAGCTTCACTTGTTGCTTTTTCGGATGCTGATTGGGGTGGCGACAAGCTTGATCGAAAGAGCACTTCTGCATATTTTATCTTTCTTGGCTCCAATCCGATCTCTTAGATTTCTCGTAAGCAAAAGACTGTCGCTCGTTCAAGCACAGATTCAGAATATCGAGCTTTAGCATCAGCTACTTTTGAGGTTTATTGGCTTCAGTGCCTTCTTCGGGAACTCAATTACAAGCTTCCAACAACGCTGAAAGTATGGTGCGATAACGTTTCCGCTACCTATCTAGCTGCGAATCCCGTTTTTCATTCTCGTAGCAAGCACCTTGAGTTGGACTTTCATTTTGTCCGAGACCAAGTACGCCAGAAGAATCTTCTCGTCTCCTATGTTCCGACCATTGATCAAATAGCCGATGTCTTGACGAAACCTTTATCGACAACTCGATTTCTTACGCTTCGAGACAAACTGATGGTGACTTCCCCCATCCGTTTGCGGGGGGCTGTTGAGAGTTAACCAAGTCAAACTAGACTTGTTATCACTCCTATTCTTTAGGATCTTATTctacttaaaattcaaattcaaattgtgAATAGCTGTAGATAACACTCTGATGTAATCTTGTATATATTTGCTATCAATAGTCGAATAcaattgagctgaatttacaaaccaaaatcaCTATCTTTCACACCTAAGTTTATCTTTGATTTGGATGATGGCAGACAATAGCAGCTGCAATTCTTAGTGACTtcacaattttcatattttttgagAAACTTATTTAATGCGTGGCATAAACTATCCAAAAACCTTTTatacttcatcttcttccatattaGTTTAAGCA
This sequence is a window from Gossypium raimondii isolate GPD5lz chromosome 5, ASM2569854v1, whole genome shotgun sequence. Protein-coding genes within it:
- the LOC105766190 gene encoding peptidyl-tRNA hydrolase, chloroplastic, whose translation is MTPLTNSAQFDRSSSVTDPRHPEDNSARVPPVFRGGDQNILLFSTQKVCSRFHIPRSHPSFKISAATKRTMTQFRNFSTKISNSSLANTVEDAQVSSPEPRPQSLPRKPWLIVSLGNPVKKFNGTGHNVDFMMVDAIAEAKEISINTVNFKAQIGKGFIGNVPVMLAKPQTFMNSSGESVGAIVSYYKIPLKQVLVIFVHP